In a single window of the Candidatus Micrarchaeia archaeon genome:
- the mnmA gene encoding tRNA 2-thiouridine(34) synthase MnmA — MDYKGKNIVVALSGGLDSSVAALLLKQKGANVKGLIMDLSPYLDSKKDIEDAQKIAEQLEIPLEIVNLSKEFREKVIQYFLDESWKGRTPNPCVPCNMFLKFGLLQEYAVNKLKADYYATGHYAIKKWDNKSKRWFVYRPKDIKKDQSSVLSMLSQKQLEKTIFPLGNIKKDEIRKIAEKYNLHSKNREESQDLCFLHEDKGDFIERVSKKKARKGKIINTKGEILGEHKGYIYYPLGQRKGLGVSAPNSLYVKKIDTKNNILTLGTRDELKTKEFYVGAVNWVAFEKLEKPMRAEVIVRNKQTPHKAYVYPIITQKNKVQETKIHKNTKKENCVKVVSDEPIFAVSPGQLAVFFKKDLILGGGWIE; from the coding sequence ATGGATTATAAAGGAAAAAACATAGTAGTAGCTTTAAGTGGGGGTTTAGACAGCTCAGTTGCAGCTTTATTACTTAAACAAAAAGGCGCTAATGTAAAAGGACTAATAATGGATTTATCTCCTTATTTAGATTCTAAGAAGGATATTGAAGATGCGCAAAAAATAGCTGAACAATTAGAAATTCCTTTAGAAATTGTAAATTTATCAAAAGAATTTAGAGAAAAAGTTATTCAATATTTTTTAGATGAATCATGGAAAGGAAGAACACCTAATCCATGTGTTCCATGCAATATGTTTCTTAAATTTGGTTTATTACAGGAATATGCTGTAAATAAATTAAAAGCAGATTATTATGCAACAGGCCATTATGCAATAAAAAAATGGGATAACAAATCTAAAAGATGGTTTGTATACAGGCCTAAAGATATTAAGAAAGATCAATCCTCTGTTTTATCTATGTTATCTCAAAAACAATTAGAAAAAACAATATTTCCATTAGGAAATATAAAAAAAGATGAAATAAGAAAAATAGCTGAAAAATATAATTTACATTCAAAAAATAGAGAGGAAAGCCAGGATTTATGTTTTTTACATGAGGATAAAGGAGATTTTATTGAAAGAGTATCAAAGAAAAAAGCGCGAAAAGGTAAAATAATTAATACAAAAGGAGAAATATTAGGAGAACATAAAGGATATATTTATTATCCATTAGGCCAAAGAAAAGGATTAGGAGTATCAGCGCCTAATTCTTTATATGTTAAAAAAATAGATACAAAAAATAATATTTTAACATTAGGAACGCGCGATGAATTAAAAACAAAAGAATTTTATGTAGGCGCAGTTAACTGGGTTGCTTTCGAAAAATTAGAAAAACCAATGCGCGCAGAAGTAATTGTAAGAAATAAACAAACACCACACAAAGCATATGTTTATCCAATTATTACACAAAAAAACAAAGTGCAAGAGACAAAAATTCATAAAAATACAAAAAAAGAAAATTGTGTGAAAGTTGTTTCTGATGAGCCAATTTTTGCAGTTTCACCAGGTCAGTTAGCAGTATTTTTCAAAAAAGATTTAATTTTAGGTGGAGGCTGGATAGAATGA
- a CDS encoding NYN domain-containing protein: MEKTAIFIDNGYLKLILKKFNCKLRIQDFSINLAKENNLWCDKIFFYTAPPFQSAKPTEEERIRKASYDKFIITLKKIDKLIIREGRCQKINDIFHQKGVDTLLTMDLFESFLEYKNVIIITADTDFVPILENLRKKGMNVILYYYTDKKRNSKFSMSNHLLDVCDKSILLNKKHFNTKV; this comes from the coding sequence ATGGAAAAAACAGCAATATTTATTGATAATGGTTATCTTAAATTAATATTAAAAAAATTTAATTGTAAATTAAGAATTCAAGATTTTTCTATTAATTTAGCAAAAGAGAATAATTTATGGTGTGATAAAATATTTTTTTATACGGCTCCTCCGTTTCAAAGTGCAAAACCTACTGAAGAAGAAAGAATAAGAAAAGCATCATATGATAAGTTTATAATTACTTTAAAAAAGATAGATAAACTTATTATACGCGAAGGAAGGTGTCAAAAGATAAATGATATATTTCATCAAAAAGGTGTAGATACTTTATTAACTATGGATTTATTTGAATCCTTTTTAGAATATAAAAATGTTATTATTATTACTGCAGATACTGATTTTGTGCCTATTTTAGAGAATCTTAGAAAAAAAGGGATGAATGTGATTTTATATTATTACACAGACAAAAAAAGAAATTCTAAATTCTCTATGTCTAATCATCTTCTTGATGTTTGTGATAAATCAATTTTATTAAATAAAAAACATTTTAATACAAAAGTTTAA
- a CDS encoding DUF1947 domain-containing protein has protein sequence MKKQFLRGSEIKKIAQDMQDKYKVELLNKKDKIEIVETDEACVLLKNDVPLLFKYKSITAKGEIKEEWIPTLKTIFANEIKIKK, from the coding sequence ATGAAAAAACAATTCTTAAGAGGAAGCGAAATTAAAAAAATAGCGCAAGACATGCAAGATAAATACAAAGTTGAATTATTGAATAAAAAAGATAAAATAGAAATAGTTGAAACAGATGAGGCATGTGTTTTATTAAAAAATGACGTGCCTTTACTTTTTAAATATAAAAGTATAACTGCCAAAGGAGAAATAAAAGAAGAATGGATTCCTACTTTGAAAACTATTTTTGCAAATGAGATAAAAATAAAAAAAAT